The genomic window AAGGATTCCAAGCAATTTTGGACAATCGATTCAGCAAATAAAGTTCATACGGAAGTGCTTGTATAGCATTGTAATCAACATCTAGCAATTCGAGAGTAGTGATTGAGCAGATAGACCTTGGCAATGCATGAATGTTGTTAGAGTCAGCAATCAGGATCTGCAGTTTGCTTAGATACTGGACACTGTCTCCAATGTTTTCAAGATTGTTGCAGCCGACATGCAAAAAATCCAAATTTTTCAAAGCAAACACACTCATGGGAATATAAACAAACCGATTGTTGCTCAGATTCAGCTTCCTTAAGTTAACCAGTTCTGCAATGCTAGAAGGAAGCCAAGAGATGTAATTGTGTGAGAGGCTCAAAATTTCCAACTTCTTACAGTGTCCAAGCTCCAATGGGACTTCAGTCAAGCAATTCATATTGGCAAACAAAACCTTCAGATTCCTAAGCAGTCCAATTTCTTTAGGCAGGGACTTTATGCGGTTCCCACATAAGTTCAGGACCACCAGCTGGTCAAGTTTCCCCAAAGCGGGAGGAAGGACCACCAGCTGGTTGTGTGAAAGATTCAATTTCTGGACTTGTGGTAGTCCCCATAAAAAGTTAGGTGTCTTTATCATCCCCTTCATGATGAGGTTCAGACTGACATAGTGCAGCCCACGCTTTAACAGTGTTTTGGGATCTTTTCCAGAAAGAAGAGTTTCTTCCCAAAGAGGTAGCTTCTGGCTTCTCTTTAGTGGCATTGTGCTTTCTTCTCCTTGATCCTTGGAGTTCTTTCCCCCCataattttctctcttttgctGCTTCCGCTGGCCCAAATTATGTTTTGTAGCTGCCAACAATTAACACCTGGTTAAACCGCTGAGGTTTCAGAAGACTCCTGCAACAAGAGCAAGCCAAAAAGGTATGCATCCCACAAGAAGAAAACCTTGCATTCCAACTTACTTTTGCAAGCAAGAAAAGAATATCCCCTTTTCCAAAACGGGCTTTGAGATGTTTGTCTTGATGCTATATGCTATCATGACATGCTTAATACTGACAATCCTGTTCCATTCAAAGTGAATGCTGCTAGGCAGCTGTCACTGTCATTTTGTCTAGGGCTTTATTGGATAGATAAGCATCCTCATTGCAAAGAGGTCACTTCAACGCTGTATATAACTTTACCATGTCAGCTTTCTTGAATATTTGGTGTATGAGGTAGCAGCAAGACAATTAGGAAGagtaactattaaaaaaaaccacggATAGGGGATAATCTCTGTTCCCCACCCTCCACcccattctccccccccaccccataatGTTTATTCAGCTGAGGAACAACTTTCCTAGTAACTTTGATGTGGAGTTAAAAATTGTAATGGCTTTGAATTCTTTCATGGTGTTTTATTTTGGGGTTCCAAGGGAACACATACATGCCACTCAGAATCTACTGAAGTTGAGCAGCcaataaatgtaattaaataagTAATAATAGTAATGTCCTTGGGAAAAACttgataggtgaataaaaatggcAAGTCCAGTCTAAACATTATATTGACTATGTGACAAACCATAATGCATGGACACATATACACAAAAGAATACatatttgcaatgtttttttaatgGAGAGTTTACAATGAATCATTCTATTTTATACATCTAAAAATAGATCTGATTTAGGATTTATTTCCCCACCTACAAAAGTGCAACATATATTTGTAGTAGCACTGTTGTTGTTACTATTGCTTTAAAGACATGCTTCTTTCTAGCTTATCTTATTTTTAATGTGGAAttggttaaaaaaagaattaaagaatgGGCCAAGTCTGTCTGAAAGGAAAAGAACTCTGCTTCTTTGTCATTGCCTCCATTATACTGATATGTTGTGGAATGGCAGCCCAGACCGAATGGATGATGGAGAAGAAGTATTGTGCCCAATGGGCTCCTGCTGTTTACAGTCTATGCAGCCAGTTTAATAAGTTAAAGAAAATAGGTGCCTTGGGAGACTGATACCTGGTGGGTGAAAGATTTAATAATGAGAAGGCAGCtaaagagagggaaaagaaaacaataactTTTCTCCAgttcaaattttaaaaacttgGCCCCCTCTGAGTTAAGTTTTTTTAACCCTTAAGTCTTCCTTTCAGCCTGAGCTTGAAGAATTTTCTCACAGTAAAATTAAAACTCAGTTGGACGGCACAAGTAGAAATATTGGAAGAATCCCTAGAGATACCTAGGAAGCATAGGTATGGTACATGTAAATAAATGAAACTTCCTTGACTTCCAACTATTTATAACTTTCAATCTTGACAATAAATTATATGTAAAAATCAAGTCTTTATATGTAAAAATTAGCTAATGAAGATTTATCCATAAATATTAATGATTATCTTCATCTCCTTCCTCCTGTTCTCTTTAAAAGTTTACCTTCTAAACTGGAAAAGTCAAGTCACATTGACCACAACAGGCACCAACAGACTGCTTTTGTCTTAATTGGGATTCCTAAGCACAGGTACCCAGATGTTATTCCATGGGGTTCAAGTCCTCTCCTAGGAATTGAATTCACAGCCCTTCTCATTTTAGTTGACTAGATAAAGTACAACAGCTCTTGGAGGGGGGGAGATCTCTAATTTTGCGTAATATATATCCTATATGGTATTTCCAGTTACATTGACCACCAGGAGTCATTGCATGACCAAATTTGCCCCTATTGGGACTCCTCAAACATTGATAGATGTTACTCtacatcacaggtgtcaaacttgattgtgtACAATATGATGCATCGTGACATATCATGACGTATCATGATGGTTTTTGCCTTTAATGGATGTGGcatgcatgtgatgcatccagcccatgggccaccaatttgacacccctgctctatgttaATCATGCCTAATTTCTTAGTGTCATGTCCAGAATTACATACAATATGCAAGATAAAAACTAAGCCACTGAGTGCTATGTCCCATGATAGATTTCTGTTGATTGATTTGTGTTTTTTGTGGCTCTGTCACAATATTGACTCATATTCTGTTTGCAATCCATCACTTTTTTCCTCAGAGAGTACCTGGTATCCCTTAAGCCTTTGCActagcaaagtcctggcaaacttTGTGATGTCACTAGTCCTTCTCCAGAACAAAAACCAGGTAGCAGAAAGTACATTTGGCCAACCCAGGTAATTAATGTTTAGATATGTGTTATTTACTGCTAGATTGTATAATGGCAAaaaagatttgggggggggagggagtgctCTTTTGTATGTTGGAATAAGTATGGAAAATAGATTGAGTTCATGTGTTCCGATGACATGACCAACAGATAGAGTTAGTTTAACTTTGTTTGGGTTTAAGAGATTAAATTCTTCgggttaatggggggggggaggtgtagtTAACTAATGTGACTCCTTTTTGATATACTAACAACACAATAGCATCCTTATTGATCCAGTTAAGTGTGATGGGAAAATCCTGTGTTTTTTAAAGTTGAGGCTTCTGCTGTTGAATGCAACTTTATCACAGCTAAACTAACTTGCACAGTTAGTGCAAGAGTGATTCTAGAAAAACAGCTAAAAATTAGTctggttaaaaagaaaaagaaaaaaaagcagcagcagcgcagaagatatttaataaatttaataaatttaattgtaatttaataaatgtatatgctgcccaataCCGTAGGACTCATATAGtgatatttatatgccgcccaatcccgtaggactcatATAGTGATATTTAGAGGTATTTTCTAGAATATTCTATCAAATAAGATGATGGATTAAAAATACCTATGGTATGATTCTGCAAAACTTTACCTGTATGTTTATTCAAAATGAGCCATGCTTTAAATTTTGATGAATCATATTTTACTCCTGATTCTAAAAGTCAGATTTGATATTACCAAATATCTACTGTTAAGTAACCGTAGCtcatatttctttatttcccGATTGCTATTACATTCTTACAACAAAACAGAAACCACTGTAAGCTAAAGATCTCTACTACTGTAACTTAAAGAGACAACAATGTAGGAAAATTCTATAGTCAGTAGTTTACCAAAGCCTACTTTTAATATGTGGAGAAAACCATATACATTTCAGAAGAGAACTTTGGAAGCAGGTTCCACTGACTGGCAGATTCAAAAGCTTTGGCCTTGCCTGATCAGCTAGAGCACTTGGAACTGGCATGTAACAGGCTTGTGTGCCAACTACATGCCTTCTTGCTGAATAAGAACTTGATTTATACTCCTTGACCTCTTGACAGCTGCAGAATAAAAGGTGCGCAAAGATTCCATGTACTATTAATGTTAGTCTTTCACATAAAATGATAGACACATAACTCTATCACCAGTATCTACTTGTACTGTTGTGTTTATAAATACCCCTTTTCAAgtacacagaaacacacagaacTTGCTTTTGCTTGTATCACCCTTAGCTTAACTGGGCATAGAGTAATATAACCTGATCTATGTGCTCTGAATTACTTGAAATGTAGATAAACTacttctgatcttcttttgttaaaCAGTAGCAAAGCagttttctctttttattatttttacacaacAGTTTGAAACTCCTTCGGCATTGCATGCTTTTTACCTTGAAAATGCCCAGGatgatttttgggggggagggggggattttaCTGAATTATGGGAAGGAAAAGAACAGCAGACTACTACGAGAATGATGGCACATGAAAGACAGGTCTCATGAATACTTTTATGAGCTCACAACTAGAATAAGTTCAAGAATTTGGCATCCCATCATGAGAATTGtcaaaaaaggcagaataatgTTCTAGCAGAGTGCtgtaatatactgtatttctaaACCAATTTATATTATCTTCATGCCCTCTAGATGTTTTGAGAATATAATTCAGAATTCTGAGCTAACATGGTTATTTTGGTTTGGCAACCTGTAATCTGATGATTAGTCTGGAAATGGAATGTTTTTCCCCCTGCATTGAATTAAACCTGTAAGTAATGCACCAGTCTGATTTTCTGGAGTATTTCTATAATTGCTCAAATTATACTCACACCGTAttctctgtatgtgtatgtgtgtatatatgtatttgtccATCCATCTCACAAAGCAACAAAACAAAATTGTGATATGCCCATCAGCTTGATAATTGTGTTTTTCTGACTGGAAGGGAATGTACACATACAATTCATTTCAGTTATAGATCAATATTTAGTTTATAATTGCTTAAGAGAAAAATACTATAAGATACAAACTTATAAGAGCTGGGATAAAAGCTCTTCACTTGGTCTATTTTGGACACTTTCCTTACCAGATGGTTATCATGTCATACTGCAAATTGTGTTTGAAATGTATATTAGTTTGAAAGGCAATTTGCAATATGGCACGAAgacaactatttttaaaaaaacatacatagTTCCTCTTATTCATGCAACTTaaaagttgttggttttttttaaatcaaagtatAAATTATAGCCTAAAGACCCTCTGCTTGTATATACAGGTGGTATTCACTTTACAACAActtgcttagtgaccgttcaaagttacaatggcattgaaaaaagtgagttatgactgttttttacacttgtgacccttgcagcatccctatggtcacatgatcaaaattcagatgcatggcaactAACCCACTTGCTGTATCTCAGGGTCATGTTAGCACCTTTTGTCACCTTCTGACAATTAAAGTCAgtaggaaatccagattcacttaacaactgcattactaacttaataactgcagtgattcacttaactgtggcaagaaagtcataaaatggaacaagagTCACTTcagaaatgtcttgcttaacaatacaaatgtgaggctcaattgtggccataagttgaaaactacctgtattacactattcatttttacttttattttgggAGTGGaatttaatctatctatctatctatctatctatctatctatctatctatctatctatctatcatctatctatctatctatctatctatctatctatctatctatctatctatctatctatctatctatctacatacatacatacatacatacatacatacatatatatatatatatattgccaatATCAGGTTAGGAAGATTGCTTACATTTTACCTTTAAGAAGATTATCAGAATCAATTTCAGTTATAAGGAAgtctggggaaaaaacaaaaaacaagagcaGTCAGAACACAGTACAATATTTAATGAGATGTTTTTCATCAAACTTCCTTATAAGTCAAAAACAGTTGCCAATCTATAAGCCACTGAATCAGGGATGATACTTAGCAGCATCAGTTTTGCATCTCACTGTAATTTATATCCGGTAAAGATTAATATATCTTATCTAACATGTAACTTACAAGGCCTTCCTTatccagaccaggggtgggctgctggaggttcgcaggggttcaggagaacctctagctaagattctgtgcagtcggagaacccccaaatcccactgctggctggcccctcccctcccactccGCCCTCCCCTAAAACccctgcggcccattttggatgcagataagtgcagggcgtgcatagaggctcagggagggcaaaaacaggcatATCTCAGGTGACCAAATGTCCCGATTTCAACGGgacagtcacgctttataacaatttgtcccgtgtcccggggcgtttttaaaaagtcccgattttctggcttcatgttgaaagcccagtggatttgcttaagaaatcctaaccggggcaagacaaaagacactctgtctaacctctctctttctgtctcagtactttcattgaagatattaaaacgttaagcaagaaaacggaccccctccCCGTGctccttttacctcattttataagaaaaaatgaccaagtaccatagagctccaggaaatacttggctagagaggtagtgAGTGTTCCTTCcaggattttccagaggggaggggcacagaggttggaggtctgctcgtgtggaaaaaatggtggcaaagtttctttgaaaaatatttccctgaccattttaatttgctcagttctttgtattaacatctacatcattctgaattgacttggagtgctcacttgtgcctgctggtaagtgagctgggtttttttcttttatttttttaatgtattttaaaataatattttatttattgtgcataggattttttaaaatatttttattctgtgtggattctttttttaaattgtcttagaaaatttaaatcttaaaaaaaagattctatccaaaatacaaaataccagctgcagttattcacttaacaactgtggcaagaaatgtggtatagtgaccaaagttacaatggcattgaaaaaagtgactgatgaccatttttcacacttagcgaccattttcacacttagcgaccattgcggcatcctcatggtcacatgatcaaaattttgatgtttggcaacagattcgtatttatgatggtttcagtgtcctgggatcatataatcaccttttgacaaagtcaaatggggaaaccagattcacttatgctactaacttatcagctgcagttattcacttaagaactatggcaagaaaggtggtataatgggcttagtgaccaaagttacaatggcattgaaaaaagtgactgatgaccatttttcacccttagtgaccattttcacacttagcgaccattgcagcatcctcatggtcatgtgatcaaaattttgatgtttggcaacagttacaatttatatttgtaaattgtagttatgttgaaataaaaaatattacaatactatttttgcattgtatgaaaatgtttgttgttctgtataaaatttttaatcaagccccccccccccctccggtcaaaggtgtccgtctttaccaatctgaaaatctggtcaccttaggcatatCAGAAGTTTGAGAAGGCCGGAAACTCCTTGCTaacaattttgaagcccacccctgtcctaGTCCCTTTTAGATGTGTTGACTCACATCTTCCAACTACCTAGCAATGTCGGCAGGTTTGATATAAGATGcataaaaaaatattcagggGGCAATGGTTTAGCTAAAGCTGACCTAAAGAAATCGTGTTCCTGGCATTCATTTTCTTTGTATTCTGTTTATCCTCTAAGAATGtagcttcctttcttccttcccacctCTTTTTCGATCACCAGCTAGATGGTGATCATTTCCCATTTTATCGATGCAAGAAAATCTTGTCAAATATTGGGATTCATAATGGAAAATAATGATTGGCTTGAAATCAGTGCATGTCTCTGAAGTGAGGCATGGGAGGAGTCACGAATGGGTATTaacacagcccttttgccctggagactgaggtaactcttgaggccacacctccattcctccttctgacctcccagattaacctcagtctttggcccagaaggagtgtttttcCTGACTCTCCCTCACTTCGAAGATTTTTCCTGCAGTTTTTCCAAtcacccctcctctctgtgctTGCCTCCTGCACGGAACGGGGGAAACTCACCTAGTCGTGAGCTCCATGGAGAGCCAGGCATCGAGGGACCAGAAGAGCCCAGCAGAAGACTTCTTGCAACATTCCAGAGGATCAGAGCAGGGATCTTGGTCTGCAGGCTCAGCAGTCGCCATCTTGGATCACAGCCATCTTGGAGCACGTGAGTGGAGTGTGTGGTCGGTGTGCCTGGCTACGGATGCCGTGAGCTCTCAGAATTCACCGCTGGAGCCAGAGGAAGGTCGCAGGGGCCTAAACTCTGCCAGCAATCTGGAGAGGGCCCAGAGTTTGGCAGTGGGCCAGCGTTCGGGCCGCAGATTGGCAGCAAGCTCAGAAGAGCATGGAGCCTTAAAGCAGCAGGATGCGCAGCCGAGCTGAAGCCGGCAGGAAGGAGGAGGTGGTGAATGGCGCAACCGTGAGTAGTATGGCAGAGGCGGTGAGAAGTGGGGGTGCAGCGGGGCCTAGATCTCCAGGGGATTCAGACCTGGGCGAGGGGACTTCTAGGGGAGTTCCCCCAGTCACCAGAGGGTGGTCTCCCACCAAGAGAAGCACCCCCAGGCCCACAAGGAAAGAAACATCTGGCAAAGAGGTGCGAGTTACCAGGGCCTCCAGGAGAAGGATCAGGGACACCAACAGCCCATCCCCCTCCAGATCTTGCTCCCCCCACAGGCTTCCCACACTGGAGGAGGCCCAGGTTGAACCCCCAGTTTCTCCAAGGGGCTCGGGCAGAGGGCGTAGTCGCCTATCAGCCCCCCTATCTCCTGCCCATCCATCAGAGGCACGGGGAGATCCCTTCGGGTGCAGGGCACCCGGCCCTGCCAGGCACCAGCTGACCCCACAATCTCCAGACCCAAGGAATTTTTTGCAAACCCCAGATCTTCACCCCTCCCTTCCAGAGCTTCCTGAGAGCTTTCAGGAGGTCCTAGCCAGAGCTATAGCGTAGGGAATAGCCTCTGGCATGAAACACCAGTCCCAGGGTTCCAAGAGAAAGACTTCCCGGGATAACCCCAGGGGTCATCAGGATCTTCCCAGGTCATCTGCCCCCAGTGACACCAGGTCATCTTCCCCATCCACTGCCAGCGAGGGCTCGGATCTAGAGGAGGGGGAGTTGAAGGAAGTGGGGTTTTCAGAGGACGCCCAGGCCCCTGAGGCGCCCAATATCACCAGTCTGTTACCTCCCTCCTTGTTTAGCTCCTTATTATGTAAGGCCAGGGCCACGGCAGACCTGGACATCCCTCCAGAGCCCAACCCAGTGACTGCCACCCCTGGCACAAATGGAGGGAACAAGAAGGGGCCCTTTCACAGGCCccaggtggagaaggagaagattccTACCTCAGACCTGTTTTTAGAGGTGCTTAAGTCTCAGTGGGTTAAACAAGGCTCATTCCCCAACCCAGGGGGCAATGACTGCAGATTTTATAACCTTAATGCTACCTTCGCCCAAGCTCTACAGGTACCTCCGGTGGACACTCCGGTCGATAGCCTGGCTTCATCTTCCGCGATTGTGACTGGAGACATCTCTAACTGCCTCAAAGCAGAGGACAAGAGAGCAGAGATGATGATGTGCAAGACCTTTCAGGTAATAGCATGGGCAATTAGGGTGGCTGCGCCTCCTTTTTTAACAGGTCCACCTTGCTATGGCTGGAGTAGCTGTGGGACAGGACCCTGGTTTCAGACGTGAGACTGTTGCAGGACATCTCCAAAGTAATGGCAGCCACCCAATTCTCAGCAGATGCCACCCTGGACGTGGTAATGTATTCTTCTAGAGCTTTATCTTCCCCTGTAGCATCCAGGTGCCTGCTGTGGCTACTTTATTGGCAGGCAGAATCCCAGGCGAAATGGCACCTGGCAGGAGGACTCGCCACCCTTATCCCAGCACCCGGTTCTAAGGCgtttcctcaagggggcggcgaATCTGAGACTCCCCTTGGTCCATTGATTCCCGACTTGGGACCTGCCCACGGTACTCCAGTCCCTGATGAAGGCTCCCTTCGAACCCTTGAGGGTTCTCCAGTTCCTGACTCTCAAGGTGGTattcctggttgccatcacctcagccaggAGGGTATCTGAGCTTAACACTCTCTCCAGCAGAGAGTATCTCTGCACCTTCCTAGACAGTTGGGTCGTCCTCAGACTGGACCCCGCTTTCATGCTCAAGATCAACTCTCCCTTCCACAGGGCACTAGAGATAGTTCTGCTGGACTTCTGTCCGAAGCCCTCCAGGGATAGAGAAAGGTCCTGGAATTGACTGGACGTCAGAAGAGCCCTGCGCATCTTTCTGAAGCACATGGCATCCTTCAGGCGGTCAGAGGCGCTTTTCGTCTctggtgtgtaccaaggacctgtgggtagccagaagaactgaggcggagacaggaataaaaggctaacaagtttattcccttatAGTACAAGCTAACAtttcagaaccggcttagataggaacgcgcactgctcgtttggacagctccctatttatacaggagctgtcaaacgatcagccaatcagctgtcgagggcttcccgcttaaactctaACTCAGCGCATGCTCAGAACACAACACTCCTCCCCCCTAAGTTTGCGCAggcgtagtcttgtaagtatgCTGGACGCCGCCTGATACGGCCGGATGCCCTAGGCCCTTCTGCACCGCTTGGAGGCTCTGATTGTTCGGCCGAGGATTCTGCATCGGAGGACGGAGATCGCCCTGGCCGGTGAAGAGCGAAGGACGGAGCTGGCCCACCAAGTAAGTCGCCGCTTCGGTTTTGGGCTCCTGCTGCTTGTCCTCCGTTGGCCTCCTCATTTCTGGCCCCTTCGTTGTCCGTCGGAGCTGTCAGAATGGGTAGGTCGGTTGACGGCTGCTGGCTTGTTGGGCTTGTTGGTGGTTGGCGCCTGTCCCGCAACTGGTCGCAGTGTCGTTTCCAGACTCTGCCATCGAggagcctgaccctgtaggagcagggcccGGTCTGGTCAGTTATTACGCccggtagccacaagggatgCCCCCCATAATTCCGGGCGtacactgcctccccctggaCGAAGGAGCGAGACCCACCCTGGGAATCTAGAGGTTTTGGGGTTGAATAGGCAGGGTGCAAACGGTCAAGGGTTGTTCGCAACCGGCGTCCCATGAGGAGCTCGGCTGGGCTCGTATTGGATTCCGGGGAGGGTGTGGAGTGATGGGCCAGCAAGAAGGCGTCAATGCGTTCTTGCCAGGGGAGGTGGTCCATTTTGGATAGGGCTTCTTTAACTGACCGCACGGCGCGCTCCGCCAGGCCATTGCTAGAGGGGTGGAACGGGGAGGTGAGGGCATGTCGAATGCCTAGGGAAGCTAGGAAGGCCTCAAACTTTGCGGCTGTCAGCTGTGGCCCGTTATCCGAGACCACCACGTCGGGCAGGCCATGGGTGGCAAACAGGTGGCGCAGGGTCGCGATGAGCACGTCTGCCGTTGTGGAGGACATGTGGACGACCTCGACCCATTTCGAGAAGGCGTCCACAGCAATGAATAGCATCCGGCCCTGAATGGGGCCTGAGAAATCAACAT from Thamnophis elegans isolate rThaEle1 chromosome 8, rThaEle1.pri, whole genome shotgun sequence includes these protein-coding regions:
- the LRRC30 gene encoding leucine-rich repeat-containing protein 30 → MGGKNSKDQGEESTMPLKRSQKLPLWEETLLSGKDPKTLLKRGLHYVSLNLIMKGMIKTPNFLWGLPQVQKLNLSHNQLVVLPPALGKLDQLVVLNLCGNRIKSLPKEIGLLRNLKVLFANMNCLTEVPLELGHCKKLEILSLSHNYISWLPSSIAELVNLRKLNLSNNRFVYIPMSVFALKNLDFLHVGCNNLENIGDSVQYLSKLQILIADSNNIHALPRSICSITTLELLDVDYNAIQALPYELYLLNRLSKIAWNPLDKGLHIWHNPLSKPLPQIIDGGINALYKYLKEKSQLA